Proteins encoded by one window of Rhineura floridana isolate rRhiFlo1 chromosome 9, rRhiFlo1.hap2, whole genome shotgun sequence:
- the LOC133363695 gene encoding C-type lectin lectoxin-Phi1-like, whose translation MLCLVLFFAALGSIILYIQESKTTSTLLKAFKTIKDFIIIKEPSLKGKNDSEIFRETQKLADELVGWISKVNEIQAAIDDIKKKLHLQWVPYKETLYLFEDRVKPWHRATKFCESEKSVLISIESLEEEEFLEKEINFAHQDSWIGLHYSKGKWRWYEGVNVGSTFWKTGQPNNLDHELCVVLKAYCSSPRKCWDNIPCDKEKRWICKKKPDKRWYT comes from the exons atGCTGTGCCTGGTCCTATTTTTCGCTGCACTTGGGTCAATCATTTTGT ATATTCAGGAATCAAAAACAACATCTACGCTACTAAAAGCATTTAAGACTATTAAGGATTTTATTATCATAAAGGAACCATCTCTCAAAGGCAAAAATG ATTCTGAAATATTTCGTGAAACTCAGAAGTTAGCAGATGAACTGGTTGGATGGATCTCCAAGGTGAATGAAATACAAGCTGCGATTG ATGACATTAAGAAAAAGCTTCATCTACAGTGGGTGCCATATAAAGAAACCTTGTATTTATTTGAAGACAGAGTAAAGCCATGGCACAGAGCAACAAAATTTTGTGAGAGTGAAAAATCCGTGCTGATTTCTATTGAAAGTCTTGAAGAGGAG GAGTTCCTGGAAAAAGAAATTAATTTTGCACATCAAGACTCCTGGATTGGACTCCATTATAGTAAAGGGAAATGGCGATGGTACGAAGGTGTAAATGTTGGAAGCAC TTTCTGGAAGACAGGTCAGCCAAACAATTTAGATCATGAACTGTGTGTCGTATTAAAAGCGTATTGCTCTAGCCCCCGAAAATGTTGGGACAACATTCCCTGTGATAAAGAAAAACGGTGGATATGTAAGAAGAAGCCTGACAAAAGGTGGTACACATGA